A segment of the Canis lupus dingo isolate Sandy chromosome 15, ASM325472v2, whole genome shotgun sequence genome:
TCTTCATCTCGGCTCGCCGACAGGGAACGAATGGTACCATTATCAGTGTTTGGGATTTTTTATAGGGAATGTTTACTCTTATGATGGCCCTTTTTACTGGGATGCTCCTGGTTTAAGGCAAGCATGTTAGTGCTAACTCCCGAAGCTGCCTGCGCTGGTCTCAGATCAACCATGTCTGTCCCTCCCATCTCCTGGGCTGCGGCCTTTGTGCTGCTTCATGTCCATACCTCTGCTTTCTGGCCTCCTTTTTTTGGCCCCTAGTCTGTGAATATTTCTTACgtaattaaaatatactttgccTTAGATGCTTTTACTTTAATTTAGAAAGGAACAAATTTGCCACAAGTGACACAGTAATAGGTACAGCCCTAGGGAGGTACAGAGCATTACACGGTGCTCAGTCCAAAGCCAGTTttcatttaaaggagaaaagttaGCTTACTACacagaatttttgttgttgaccattaagtaaaataaagggGATGGGAAGCCATGAGAATCGCACTGCTCATCTTCTATATTTACATCTTTGGCCtagacatttttttctgctaaatGTGAAAGCTATATAATCAGGAATGTAAAGAGGATGGACTTTGAAGCTCCAATTTCTAATGAATTCAGGATCAAACTCTTAACATGTTTACAACCAGTATCTGTAGCTTCACTATTCTGATGAGTGCATGACTCACACCTTCAGAAGAGCTTAAGGATTCAGGAAAGGAAGCTGTTTAACATCCTTCGTTTAGTCTACATTCTCCTATTATTCCCTAGACATGGACCTAACAGTCAAGTGAAAATGTAACAAAGAGGAAAGCAAGCCCTTCTAATTATAGAAAACTTTAGAGAAACTGTAGAACATTTGTCATCACTTAGTTTCACCTTTTTTATCCCATCAACTTCAAGTGCCCAATCCTGAAAGGACTCCACCTGGCACCAAAAGACACCCTTCTTGGCTTTCCTCAGACTCCagcttctccccatctctcctctctccattcCCAGATTCTGGGATGCCCACTCACCTGCTTGGGCAACCCGCAACAGCTGGCTTTCATGTCTCACCAACTTACCTTCCCACCAAACACTGCTGAAAAGGGAAGCCTTTCTTTAGGCTTTCCTTCCTGGGAAAGCCGTTCTGAAAACAAAGTCCATGTAGTGAGTAGGTTAAATAAGCATTAAGCAGCAGCTTGGGTTTTCAAAGTGTTCAAGGGCACCTGCTACCTGTTTTCAAGTAAAACTTTCAAATGATCTATCCATCTTCATCAAGGTATACCTCAGCAATACTGTGCATCTAAAGGAATCAAAGCTTTCGCTTCCCAGTGCATATGAATGTTTACGCTGTGgtctattttaaatatgcaatgaTAGCATTATGTATAAAGACAATGtacggggcagcccggggggctcagcggtttagtgcctgccttcatcccagggcgtgaccctggagaccccgaatcaagtcccgagtcgggctccctgcatggagcctgcttctccctccgcctgtgcctctgcctctctgtctcctctgtgtattctcatcaataaataataaaatatttaaaaatatatatataaagtcaatGTACGTAACCTTAACTGAAAACTGTCTTATTACTAAAagatgctaaccatcatctgtgCTTTCAGCAAGTCAATAATCATGGATGACAGATCATgacagataaaatgaaaaaccttaaaatatttcaagaattgccaaaatgtgacagagtGGGCAAATGTTGGGAAAATGGCGCCAATGGACTTGCTCCaagcagggttgccacaaacctctttttttttttaaagatttatttattcagagagaacgagagagagagaggcagagacacagcagagggagaagcaggctccatgcaggaggcccgacgtgggactcgtggGACTCAATAtcaggtccctaggatcacaccccgggctgcaggcggtgctaaacctctgcgccaccggggctgcccgcgccaccggggctgccccaaacctcctctttgaaaaaaacacagtatctacGAAGCACAATAGAGCAAACCATAGCaaaacaaggtatgcctgcactgaataccacattaaaaaaaaaaaaaaaaaatcatttaggttaggggcacctgggcggctcagtggttaagcgtttgccttcggctcagggtgtgacccaggatcctaggatcgagtcctgcattgggctccctgcacggagcctgcttctccctctgcctgtgtctctctgcctgtgtccctcatgaataagtaaaatcttttaaaaataagaataaaaaaaaaagtcattgaatctataaattatATTCTTAGTCCACacatctcatttcatttaatgAATGCTGGAAAAAAGTGGTAAGAGCACTGGTTCTAAAACCACTCAGAGCTAGGTAAAACTCCAAATTCTACCACTTATTAGTTGCATGAGCCTCATTAAATTAATCTACCCCACAGATTATAAATCCCACTAAAAAGTTGCACATACCAGAATTATCTTCTGCCTGGATAGAAACCATGGAAATCCTCTATTTTCAGATGCTTACTAACACACCctcctaagatttatttatatgctaTTTACTTGGTTAACCCTGGAACCAAAGAATCACAAGCAGAATCAAGAGACAAAATTTAATATATGCAcacagttttatatataatgcaGCATCACACCATGTAGGGcatttactcttattttataCATTCAGATATGTTTGAAACACTTCTTAAGGCTACAAAAcagaacatagaaaaataaacaggaatatATTCAACACTTACAAAAAGTGATATGATAAAGAATATAAAGTACTATTTTCCTTTCAACACTtcaaaagatatgtatatatgctttttttttttacaagtaacATCACAAATGATCACATCTTCACATGCTTTTAAGTATTATTTGTACTCAGTGTAAGGCTATTATCATTTTTCATACATAAATTTTCTTCTAGCTCTGTAacaatttttaatccattcaagTAAATTCAACCCCAAAGTTGCTGTTTCCCAGCATTAAGACATGCACCCACCCCTCTTCTAAGATTTTCTAAAACTTATATTTCAGGGGGGAAAAGAATTCCCAATTAGTGGGAAATCCCAATTAGTGGGAAAATAAATGGCTGACACTAGTAGCAAAACCTTAGTTCTTTGAAAATgacatactggaaaaaaaaatgacatactgGAACTGAGCCATTActaagattttaaacaaaaacacaatagcATTTAGACATTAAATAGGAAGCAAAATACAGTAAACAGAAATCGTGTAGCCAAATACACGTTCTCTTCAGCTACACTAAAATGGACCTTGCTTAGTACCCATAAGTGAAAGACTAAGGTTACCTCATCTAAAAACCAAAGGTAAAATAAATGAGgcataaataaatattgctaGTTTCTAGGATGGCTGAATGTTTTCTAAACCAGAAACGGTTAGAAAGGAACTTTATTGCACCAAGTCAATCATAAGCAAGTTTGCAGTTCACAGGCATTTTAATTCAACCTTGAGTCACAAAGGAAACACACTGCAAGAATATAACATGGTCTGCATCAAATAAGCGGTTATCAACATTGTGGTTTGGGAAGACCTACTCCTGCCAGGTCAAGGCAGGGTCTGAGCTTCAGTCAGCCATGAAAATGAACATATGGGCTGGTTACCAGGAAACAAGACGAGGACCGCACGGAGGCGAGCATCCTGCTGCCAGAGTACATGGAACGAAAGCTGAAGAGGAAACTGGACTTGAACAGAAATACACGCGGTATTAAAAGGGACAGGGATCAAGTTCAGCAAAAGCAACTAACTCAAATGAACAGGTGAGCTTTGGTCGTTCTAAACATCTGTTCTTCAAAACGTGTATAATCGTAATACAGTGGAGTTCCATAATTTCTACCTCAAAATACAAATGATTCTCActtctaaccttttatttttctcttatatataGAAACATTATATCTCATGTCAACATACCTTATGATTCCGTTAAAATGAAGGAGGACAAAAGCTTGCTTGGCCCTAGTTTGACCTCAGCATAAGGCAAAATCCCCTGCACtcataatacatttaaaacaaaactaaaggaaaaaataaaactgacctTCATGCAAAgactaagaattttaaaactaattatcAAGAGTCAGAGTTCTTTTATTCCAGAGGTCACTGCGTCAAGTACAATCCGCTGAAGTTCTCTTTCAGCTCTGTTTCCATCAAGCCCTGGAGGTGAGATATGGGAAACAGGAAGCCACTCGGTATTTCCTGCAGGAACTATAGAGCATTCCATTACTCCGCTGAGGTAAGACAGAGTGACAGTGAAGAAATGAACAGTATTCTTTCCTATCCACTTTTGAGACATTTCCAGAAGAAACAGAGATCAAATCTCAGTCAATAAAACGGAAAGACACCAGAAACAGCAATTTCTTTTGGACTCCTGAGATCAAACTTCTACTGAATTTTTTAAGTCTGGTCACTGTATCTAAAtgtgttttcataaaaattatcaGGTAAGCTAACATGCCATAAAAAAGCAGGAGCTGAAAGTGGAGAACCCTATAATCTTCTCATTCCATTAACTACTGTTGATGTTAacgaagaaaacaaaatggcttCAGCAGTACCTTCCCCAATTGTTCTAGCTTAGGTGACAAGAGAAACTCCTCTCAACAAGTTCTCTCAAGAAACTTGTTCTTTTCCACACAACCATCCATCTTTACAAATGTTTACCTAGCACcatcataataaaatgttatctttCAAAGTGCTCTCTAAAATCCTACGTTACAAAACATCTAAATGCTAATCACTACTCAAATCAGCAGTTACACAGACATTAGGTAATTAAAACAACACAGAGGTAAATAACCATTATTACAGTACAGTGGAGATTCAACTGAGCCTAGCTGGCATCCAAACATTCCTGTGGGTAATCAGAGAACCCAGAAAACTCATCTGCTTCAGTTTGTCAAATTCAAGTGAATTGTATTTGCCTTTAAAgtaatttgcctttaaaaaaacaaaaatctatttttggcTAGGTATATTACACACGGCATGCAAAGAGAAATCACTACATTATTTGCATAGCACTCAAACTTCCTGATcaaaagagaacataaaaaaaGGGTAGATTCTCACATTGGTATATGTACAAACAAGAACCATAAGccagagttatttttaaagagtgacACAGGTGCATGAATACTGTGTTGATTCAGAGTGAAATCCCGAACTGAGAACAGAGTGCAACATGCAAAGGGAATTTCTGCAAATACtgcaaagacagaaaagaagcaGGATCAGAAGAGCTAGGTTACCTAAGGGGTAACAAGCCATAAAATGCAAAGCAACCACTTTCTAGCAGCATCTTCTAGAAAAGAACTAGAAATCacaatcatcctttttttttgtacaatAGTTCCAGGCGTGTGACAAGTTGAACATGCAAATGTAAAGTGATACACATAACCCAATGGtgcaaacagaaaaacaaaacacactaaCTCCATAGAAACCTGTCAAgctaaaaatttttaacatttcttctcacaaaatatttaaatctgtCAGTGCATTAGTGTTAAAGTGGCATTAAAAAACTTCTGCAGTTTTAACAGATgcagattattttcaaaatgcataGCATCTACATTTCTTTCAAGTAGGCACCATGATATTTACACCAGTGCTAGGAATTCTTGGTGGAAACAGCCATTTCATTAGTTATCCTATTATTTCTTAAACATCTGTCTTGTATGCGATCTCAAGTTCAACAAATACTCaccaaaattcaaaaatagacCCTATGAATATTAAAAGAACTATATACAACGTTTCTAAGACACAGGTTAATAGGCTGCCTTATGTGTAATATTAAAGAGAAGACATTATTCAAGTTTGACAGATATTGAGATGAAAGGCCTTTGGGTTGGAAGCATTTCAAAAGACAACAGTGTTTTAGGCTAAGAATTATTTGAGCCCAGTTTATGACTAAGGCATtgcataataaaatatacatttctatttGGTGCAATGTTATGTTTTGGAATCTATAGTGTGTcaaatggtatatttttcttGTCACTTTAGTAAACACTATAAAGCACACGTTTCCAACATTTGAAATTAAActtataataaggaaaaaaaccaaacactaaATCTAAGTTTTATATTAAGCggtttataaaaaatactttaacaaagttattttctactttttataggGGCAGTTACCTGATAAACAGAttctgaacaaagaaaaatggcaatGCCAGGAATTCACCTGCCCCTTGAATGCATATCCAAAATCTCTTGTCCAGGATTGGGGGCGGGGGTCAAAGGGGGACGGGAGGAGATAGTTCcaatttgggtttttattttaatgtattttttttaaagccttcagAAACATTCCACCTCAGGAGAGGTTTCTGCTCTAAAATAGCACAGCAACAAGCGTCAAGTGTTTTGCCCCCGATGGCCATCTCCCATCCCCGATCTCCTCCTATCCCCGCGATAGGGTCGTCCTCGGACATTTCGATGGTACTGGTAACCTTCATCTCGGCTTCTGCCAGGCTGCCCTTTCCAGGACTCCTCACCTCTCGCATGCTGATACCCTCCTCTACCAGAAGAGCCCCAATCACTTTTGTACTTCCTGCCTCCATAAGTCTGGTTATAAAATTGCTTGGATCGACCACTTCTCAAAATATTAGACACTTCATTTTCATCTTCGGAACTCTCTTCTTTTGGTCTCTGCACTCTGCTCTCCACAGAGTTGGCCCCACTGACCGCATCGGCGGCAGTCTTAGGATCTTtcactttttctgatttttctttcagaCTTGGAATGGTCCTTTTAGGCTCAAGTTCAACAGgcacagtttctctctctctgtttagaATCTGAGTGGGAAGatgagcctcttcctccgccacAGGAAGGATGGAAGGCCGTGCCAGATCCACCTTAGGGGTCTGGGATGACTGCTCCGCCCGGCCTTCATGCTTACCCACACTTGCTTCAGGGAGACAATGTGTGCCTTCACCTCTGGCCTCCTGAAACTCATCCACTGCTGAAACTGAAACACATTCCTTAGACAGATCCAGGCTTTCCAGGGGCAGATCCAATTCTTTCTCATCAGAGGGGAGAACAATGTTCTGCCGCATGACTGGATTTTCTACAAATCCCTGGAAAGGGTACCCATACCAAACATGTGGAAAGAAAGGAGGTGCAATGGGAACTGGGCCTAAGAATGGATTCGGTCCAAAGGACGGCTGCGGGAACATATTCTTGCCACTTAGTGACTCTTCATACTCAGCATGAAGAAGCTGCCCAGAGTTTTCAGATTCAATATCAGCCTGGTAAGACAACTGTCCATGACTTTCAGACACCTGAGATGGAGGGATAACCAGAGGTGAAGAAAACGTTGGCGGTCCAATCTCGGCCTGTGGCATCTGACCATTAACAGTGGCCTCAGTCTGCATAGGAAAGTGTGCGTCGGTACAGGTACAATCACCTTCGTTCTGAGCAGAAGGAGCTTCCTGGAACCAAGGATTTGGAGGATACACTGGGACAGAGACCTTTGGGTACATCCTGCAAGCTGCCAGGTAGGCCTGGTGCAGAGGGTACAGGTAAGAATGCGGAGCCCACATAGGACAACTATAtgcctaaaagaaacaaaaacagaaacattaacaaaagggggaggggggtgggagctTAGAGCAAGTGCTTCAAGTTGCACATGCCTGCCAAGACCATATCATCACTGCAATATGTAACATGAAAAggaattacagggatccctgggtggtgcagcggtttggcgcctgcctttggcccagggcgcgatcctggagaccagggatcgaatcccacaacgggctcccagtgcatggagcctgcttctccctctgcctgtgtctctgcccccctctctctctctctgtgggactatcataaataaaaataaatttaaaaatttaaaaaaattaaaaaaaaaaaaaaaagaaaaggaattacaaAAGTAAGTCACTACTCTAACATTCCATTCTTTATTCCTATCCTGAAACTAACCCAAGGTCCCATGGTATTGAGATGACTGGAGACAATATGATGAACTCACCCACATATTCCATGATCATTAATTCCACCCTTTGGGTAGAATTGCatggaaataattttggaaaaaaaaaaaaaaaaaaaagaaataattttgggTGATACACATTCCAGAAACCACCACCATCAAGTACTTGAGCCTCCAGCTTGGAGTATCTCAATCACAGGTTCTCTAGCTTGACCTGCATTCATGTTCTGGCTCTACCACCAACTCTCTGTGTGACCCCATGCCAACGAGTTAATTGGTCTGGACCTCTCTGTTCTACCAGAAAAATGGGATACTCCAGGTTTAGAAGCCCTGAGAGCATTCCAACTGCATAGATGAAAAGTCAGACCTCCAGTCAGAGAAAGGTAAcactgaaaataaagcaaatctaTCCCCTTGCAAAAGGGCCAGCTGAAcaccaaacaaagaaaaaattaccaGTTAAACAGCAAATTAATTAGCTGAAGCAAACATGAACTACTTAAATATAAATCTAGGCAGTGAATACCACAGGTGATAAAATTGAGTCTCCTTTTATGAAATGACCACTAGGCTACAGTAGGGCacttcatttcatattttaatggtCTGAAACCCACAGAAATTAATCCAAAACAGGAGATATAACACAGCACTGACAAGGACATAAGAGTTCTCCAGCCTCTCTAAGACAAGCTATTTCTAGGCTGACCACTTCCCAAAAAAATACCTCTGCTATGCTAGTGAACAATGCCACCTTCCACAGGAGAACTTCCACAAGTTCTTTCTTTTGATCCTTTCAACAAATAGGCAGATAGAAGAATATTATTCACGTAACACAAATGAAAATAGCTAGGCTAAGAGACATTAAATGATGTGCCCAGGGATATATACTGCTAAAAAAGTGATGAGCAGAATTTCAAACCCAGATCTTTCACTGAATTCCTCAATGAGTGCATTTTCACTAGGCTGCGCAAGGGACAAGGAATATTTCCCAAATATTCTCATAGGGTTATACCATTGCCagttaaaaggaaaagcaagcaaATACTGGAGCCTCAGCcactattaaaaacaaactataCAGGACTGAAAAACCCTAGTTCTTAAAATGTGATTCAGTAAACTTAAGTTATTCACCAACGGGGTAAGAGTTAAGACTGTTCATATACTAACAATTTAACACagtattaacttaaaaataactttaaaatgataaaatgtaaataccTTTACACCAAGATTAAAGAAGAATCGAAGAATGttcttatctaaaaataaatgacataataatCACTCACTAAAATTATACATTCAAAAAGCCCCCCTCCAACTATCCTCAAACAATATATAGCTCAAAGGCAATTTTGCCTACTGAAATTGCTTTCTCTAGCCTGTGatataaaacaaagattaaaaacccTAATATAACCAAAAGCAAGCTCTGTTACTATAGGGTAATTCCAGGTTCAAAAtgctttatctaaaaaaaaaaaacaaaaaaaaaaaacaaaaaaaaactttatctaTCCTAACATCTAAGTCCAAAAATGGCTTAAACTGAGATTTTTATCTGATTAAGATGAATTTTGTGTGAAGGAAACTTAGCCGttcactgtatttctttttcaattctgcagggtttaaaaattatgaaataaaaatgttggggGATATGGGCAAAAATCAACATAAACCTAACTCACTGATAACATAAGATTAGTAGGTATTCATTTGACATTAACCAGTTATCCACAGGCTCCAACTTGATCAAACCACTAACAAAATTAGGCACAAAAATCAAGTAAAGAGCAATCAGTCACTGCATGACTCTTTCAATTTTTCCAGACAGGAAATTTTGCAAAcgaaaattccttttaaaaaaaggccaaatttaaaagaaattcttaaaatatatagattgctATATTATTCTTCTCTGTCATTTTTTCATGGATGAAGTAATAGGAGTGGTTTCAAAAGCCAGTCCAGTGATGAGAAAACTCAATAATGTTTAGTTACCTAGTTAGTAATATTAAGATTTAATTCAAAATGGCTTTAAGGAcgcttttgaaaaaaatgacacaacGGAGGGACAGTTACTAAACATACAAAAAACCATATTCAAATCAAACACaagctaaaacaaaaaagttaaccACTTATAGCCaaatctcttctctccttctcaaagTCAGTCCTTTGGCTTACTCAGTAACATAACCTCTGACCTCTACTCACACTTCCCACTGTGTGTTCCCACTGAACTCCTATCAGCacttgataaataaaatcaagtggAACTTAAGAGAAGGATCTCACCTTTAGGCAGGTCCTCCCCAGTGTGACACAGTGAATAAGGTGGTGCGATGGCTCGATCTCCCTTTTCATTATAAGGAAACCCAGGGTAGAGTGGGTCTTGGTACAGGCTCAATGTCTGAGGCAAAGGCATCAAGGGCTGGTTAACTGCCTGTATTGACACAGGAACTGGAGAGGGTGTTAAATGAGCTTGGGACACAGCAGAATCAGGTCCAGTGGTCAGCGTCTGTGTCACTGACAAAACGGGAATTTGGGCAGGGACACCTacaaaagagagggaaaggaatcACAAACTgtatataaaaagtgaaaatatttctccCTACAAATATGTTTACATTAAGCGAAAAGGCAAATAATGCTATACAACTGATAGAgctatatagatagataaaaagataTGTAAGAAATCTAAAAGAGTATCTTTTATATCAACTAAGAACTTTTATATCAACTAAGAACTAAGAACTCTCTTAGACAAATAAGCCCAGGAAACTAGCTTTGAGTCAATGTCTTCTAACAGTAGCTCTTACAAACATGAGCAAGACAGAACCCAGCCAAAATTCAATGGCTGGGACAGTGGGAATACACAGAGCTGGTCAGTGGGAAATGTCAATTGTGGTGTCAGTGGTTGTCAGTGGAGACAACCAGCTCAGGCATCTTGTACCTGAGATTTTGAGCATATATCTCAAATGAATACCAAGTTAAACTGGCCCTCCCACACTGGAAACAGAGCAAAGCAGAAGATCATAAAAAGCTCTAAGGTTCCACACACACAGCTAACCCTGCTCTGAGTTTAAAGCCAACAAGAACCTGAAATctttggggcacctagctggctcccAGTCGGGAGAGCATGCgattcctgatcttggggttgggagttcaagccccacactgggtgtaaaggttactttctaaaataaaatattaaatgataatgatgatgataatgacaaaaataaaaagaacttgaaGAGTCTCTGACTTGAAAAGGTTTTGTTGGTTggttcaaagatttttttcaattccaatCTAACCTGTTGGTCCAAAAGTTGTAGGTTCACTTGGCCAGGCTGGCACAGTGGCTGGTAAAGAAGGCACCGCAGGAGTTAGATGTACCTCTGGAGAAACTAGAAGGGGAGCTGGATTTGACAAAGACACATGTTCTGCTGGCTTCTTCAAGAGAGGAGGTGGAAAAAGACAAGAGTTCATTGTGCTTAACATTAATTTTAACACCAAATGTACCCTCAACTACCTTTAACATAACTATAGTTTTTATATAGTCTTTCTGatcttagaaatgaaagaaaaatgcagtagctaaaaattccaaacaaacaaatttgATCGTAACCAGGGGCTGCCTATCAAAAGATATAAAGCAATCTAAACATTACGCTTTTAAGGAAAGAATGTACAAATCACTGAAATTGTTTTGAAATCCATGAGTTATTTATAACTGCTCCTCATACAAAGACATACCCTAAACTGGATGCTTTCCAAATGATATGAAGGATGTTAACtgaaagataaggaaagactAATAACTTTCTTCCTGTATTAGACTGAAACTCAAGATGTCGGACACTCAAGATCCTTCTTCATTACATTTGTAAATTGGTGGCACTGctttctaaatatctttttttctaatctcttcAATCATTACATTCCCTCCCTCCTATGAAATAACTGTTAAAGGTTCGGACaactctttttaaagttttgaaataaagtagaaattttattaaagatttatttctttatgagagacacagagagaggcagagacacaggcagagggaaaagcaggctccttgcagggagcccaatgtgggacttgatcccagatcctgggatcacatcctgaggcaaaggcagacactcaaccgctgagccacccagacgtcccgaAAGTAGAAATTTTAATTCCCCttcaaaaatctaattttcaaGCCAACTGAACCCATCACAAAGACAACAGAAGATACCAAACATAAACTTATTTGAAATTGATTCAGAAATATGGCTTCTATGTCCAAAAAATGGCATTATCAAAATAACATTCCACAGAggcactgggctggctcagtcagtagagcttgcagctcctgatctcagggttctgagtttgagctccacgttgggagtagagattacttaaaaatagaatcttaataAAAAGGCTCCTGGGTagatcagcggttgagcatctgcctttggctcaggtcatgatcccggggtcctgggatcagtccagcatcgggctgcctgcagggagcctgcttctccccctgtctatgtctctgtgtctctcataaataaataaaatatttttaaaaataaaattaaaaacaaaatctttaaagtatacagaaaaaaatgaaaatattctagattAAGTAAGCAACAATTATAGGTTAATCATAACTGCCCCCAAGTTATACTAGAGTAAgtcttcccattttgttttttaaatgatcatatatAAAGACATAAGAAACCTAGAAAATGAAACATTCAATGTCAAATGCAACAATGTACTTACTTGCTCCACAGGTGGGCACTCTAATTTCTTTGACTTTGATGGTGATGATATTCTTGCACATTTATCGTCACTAATATTCTTTggaagtaaaacaaaagcaaaaaaaaatttttttttttttttttttttacaaaagcaaaacTTTATGTTTCAAAGACCTGGATTCTAGAATAATAATGGTTGCCTATACAGTTCACCTTATCTGCACCTGACTGAACCCTCTCATGACTaagtattttttcaattatatctGGTCTTCAACAGGTACCTTAGCCTGCACACATCTTGACTGTACCAAAA
Coding sequences within it:
- the OTUD4 gene encoding OTU domain-containing protein 4 isoform X4, producing MACIHYLRENREKFEAFIEGSFEEYLKRLENPQEGKIVSKADSESSSICMEYAKEWVGQVEISALSLMYRKDFIIYREPNVSPSQVTENNFPEKVLLCFSNGNHYDIVYPIKYKENSAMCQSLLYELLYEKVFKTDVSKILMGLDPSEVADENNSEISDSEDDSCKSKTTTANDVNGVKALSSDQHPKNNGNSSSLPLSRKVLKSLNPAVYRNVEYEIWLKSKQAQQKRDYSIAAGLQYEVGDKCQVRLDHNGKFSNADFPGVHSENGPVLVEELGKKHSPKNLKPPPSESWNTVSGKKMRKPSTSGQNFHSDMDYRGPKNPSKPIKTPSALPPRLQHPSGVRQHTFSSHSAGSQSQKPSSEHKNLNRTPSQIIRKPDRERAEDFDHTSRESNYFGLSPEERREKQAIEESRLLYEIQNRDEQAFPALSSSSVSQSASPSSNPCVQRKSSHVSDRKGSRRRMDTEERKDKDSIHGHTHLDKKPEPSTLENISDDKCARISSPSKSKKLECPPVEQKPAEHVSLSNPAPLLVSPEVHLTPAVPSLPATVPAWPSEPTTFGPTGVPAQIPVLSVTQTLTTGPDSAVSQAHLTPSPVPVSIQAVNQPLMPLPQTLSLYQDPLYPGFPYNEKGDRAIAPPYSLCHTGEDLPKDKNILRFFFNLGVKAYSCPMWAPHSYLYPLHQAYLAACRMYPKVSVPVYPPNPWFQEAPSAQNEGDCTCTDAHFPMQTEATVNGQMPQAEIGPPTFSSPLVIPPSQVSESHGQLSYQADIESENSGQLLHAEYEESLSGKNMFPQPSFGPNPFLGPVPIAPPFFPHVWYGYPFQGFVENPVMRQNIVLPSDEKELDLPLESLDLSKECVSVSAVDEFQEARGEGTHCLPEASVGKHEGRAEQSSQTPKVDLARPSILPVAEEEAHLPTQILNRERETVPVELEPKRTIPSLKEKSEKVKDPKTAADAVSGANSVESRVQRPKEESSEDENEVSNILRSGRSKQFYNQTYGGRKYKSDWGSSGRGGYQHARGEESWKGQPGRSRDEGYQYHRNVRGRPYRGDRRRSGMGDGHRGQNT
- the OTUD4 gene encoding OTU domain-containing protein 4 isoform X5, yielding MACIHYLRENREKFEAEWVGQVEISALSLMYRKDFIIYREPNVSPSQVTENNFPEKVLLCFSNGNHYDIVYPIKYKENSAMCQSLLYELLYEKVFKTDVSKILMGLDPSEVADENNSEISDSEDDSCKSKTTTANDVNGVKALSSDQHPKNNGNSSSLPLSRKVLKSLNPAVYRNVEYEIWLKSKQAQQKRDYSIAAGLQYEVGDKCQVRLDHNGKFSNADFPGVHSENGPVLVEELGKKHSPKNLKPPPSESWNTVSGKKMRKPSTSGQNFHSDMDYRGPKNPSKPIKTPSALPPRLQHPSGVRQHTFSSHSAGSQSQKPSSEHKNLNRTPSQIIRKPDRERAEDFDHTSRESNYFGLSPEERREKQAIEESRLLYEIQNRDEQAFPALSSSSVSQSASPSSNPCVQRKSSHVSDRKGSRRRMDTEERKDKDSIHGHTHLDKKPEPSTLENISDDKCARISSPSKSKKLECPPVEQKPAEHVSLSNPAPLLVSPEVHLTPAVPSLPATVPAWPSEPTTFGPTGVPAQIPVLSVTQTLTTGPDSAVSQAHLTPSPVPVSIQAVNQPLMPLPQTLSLYQDPLYPGFPYNEKGDRAIAPPYSLCHTGEDLPKDKNILRFFFNLGVKAYSCPMWAPHSYLYPLHQAYLAACRMYPKVSVPVYPPNPWFQEAPSAQNEGDCTCTDAHFPMQTEATVNGQMPQAEIGPPTFSSPLVIPPSQVSESHGQLSYQADIESENSGQLLHAEYEESLSGKNMFPQPSFGPNPFLGPVPIAPPFFPHVWYGYPFQGFVENPVMRQNIVLPSDEKELDLPLESLDLSKECVSVSAVDEFQEARGEGTHCLPEASVGKHEGRAEQSSQTPKVDLARPSILPVAEEEAHLPTQILNRERETVPVELEPKRTIPSLKEKSEKVKDPKTAADAVSGANSVESRVQRPKEESSEDENEVSNILRSGRSKQFYNQTYGGRKYKSDWGSSGRGGYQHARGEESWKGQPGRSRDEGYQYHRNVRGRPYRGDRRRSGMGDGHRGQNT